In the Aquimarina spinulae genome, TTGGTTACTTCAATCTAATGGTCATATAAGTGAAGGTTTAAAGAAATAAAAAAAAGAGCTATATCTGAATATTAACTACATAGAAACTATGTTCAATAGCACAGGTTTCTACGATAGATTTGAGAATGACAAATTCGAATATATTCTAGAAACTCAGAACAACAGAATATAGGGTCATTAGTTATAGGTCTTTTACAATGATAGGCTCTTTGAAACAGAATGAAAGTTTAGGTTCCTTATTTAGCTTATAGGTATATATGATCGAACAAGTTCTAAAAGTAAGAACCGATTTGTCTTTGGTTTATGCTTCTAAAAACTATTGTCTTTTAAATTTAATAGGTGCTCCCTCTCAATTAAGCATATCTCTATTTATAGAGAATATTACAGACATCAATCTTGATTATTCATTCCGCCTTCAACAAAATTTATATGCTAACTTTAAAAATATATAGTAACTTAGCAATTAGAAAAATTTAGGCAAACGGCCGCTACAAGCCGAGCAAAATATAAACCGCCGTATTGACCGACGCTACAATCGGATTTATGGTTACTTAATGAATAATGCTTAATTTAAAAAAAGATGATAAACTCATCGAGTTAAAAGAAGTATGTGAAAAACTAAAATTTAAAGACATTCGTACCGCTATCAAATGGTGCAAAAAAACAGGGATACCTGTTATCCCCAGAGGGAAACAAAAGCTTACTTATAAATTTCTTGTTGACATAGAATTAGATAGAGATATTGTAAAATTTCTTAAATCTGAATATCCAAAGTCCTGGAAAGAAATGTATACATTTTATCTTGACAATGACAAACGCGGGTATGTGTTAGCAATAGAAGAATATAAAGTTTCTTCAAGAATCGAAGGAATAGTAAAGTAAATTGTTATTCTCTGAAATTAGAACAATATAGATGATGCCTAAAAGTTTAAGATCTTTTCTAAGGCATCATCTGTATCTTTATGAATAAAATTTCCTTGATACCCAATAGTTGTTGTTAAATGTCCATGCCTATATAACTTTTGCAGCATTTGCAGAGGCACTTTATCCCCAGCTATATTACCGAAACTATGCCTTGCAATATGATTCGTTATTTTTTTATCAATCTCGGCCAATTCAGCTATATCAGAAAGATTATTATTAAACTTTTTAGTTGCTGTTTTTATTTTTGCATACATATCTCTTGCATCTTTGGCATTTGCATTTTTCAATTCAGGAAAAATATAGTCGTTACCCTTTTTCTGATCTTTCCTATAAATTTCTAAAATAGAAATAACTTTTTCTGGCAATTTAATCGAAACCACTTTATTGTTTTTGCCCATTTTATAATACAGCCTATCTTGTTTTATATCACTCCATTTCATTTTTAAAACATCTGCTATTCGTATTCCAGCAAGATAAAACGAAAAAAGAAATACATTTCTAGTATGTGCTATGGTTGTTCCTTCTTGTAAATCAAGATTTTCAATTCTTCGTATTTCAGACTCATCTAATCCTATTTTTAAAGTCTCAGGAAGTTTTATTCTAATTTTATCGGTTCCAAATGGATAATACTTTCTATCTACAACTCCCATTTTAATAGCTCTATTATAAAGTAATCGAATCAATATCAAAATATTCATTATTGACCTTTCACTAACAGTTTCTTTAGCCTGTAAATGATACTTAAAACGGTTTAATAAAGTCTCATCGATTTCATTAAAAGTTAAATTTTCATTTCCTGTAAATTCCAAAAAGCTGTTTACTTTGCTGTTGTCTGAAATTGCTCGATTGTGCTTTTTAGCCTTTCTTAAATTTTTAACATGTTCATCAGCAACCTGAAAAAAAGTTACAGTTTCAGTAACCCCTTTAATCTCATCAATAATTTGTCTAGCTGTAAATGATTTTTTAGTTGCCTCATACTCTAATATAAGATCCTCTATTGAATCAAACTTTTTCCTGATAAGTCTATTTAATTGATGATGTTTCGGATTTTCACTTGTTACTACCCTTGCTTGATCATCCCACTCATCAATACTATTTAGGTTAGTCAAGTATAAATAATTCTGTTTGCGATCTTTAGTTACTCTAATTGCTACTCTAAATATCTTACCTCCCAAGCCATCACTTTTGGGATGTAGTAGTACTTTAATTGTTGCCATAATATGAATATTGAGTCCAAATATAACGAATAAACTCAACCAAAAGGTCATACATAGGTCATACTTTTTGTGTTTTTCGTTGATTTTTAACATTTTCAAAAATCATATAAACCTTTTACATACAATACTTATGATGACATTTAAACACATTAGAAATCATTAGAAATCAAAAAATAATAGACTTAGGATCTAGTGCCGCGAGGTGTGAGAGTTCGAGTCTCTCCGCCCGCACCAAAAAATAAAAGCTTCTCAGAAATGAGAGGCTTTTTTTATGCCTAAAAGCCTAAGCTACTTGCAAGAGACGAGAAGTTTATCCTGAGCCTGGTCGAAGGGAGTCTCTCCGCCCGCACCAAAAAATAAAAGCTTCTCTTAATCGAGAAGCTTTTTTTGTTTAGGTTGTCCCATCCTGAAATAAGTTTGCACAAAATTGACTTATCAGGAAACACTAACAAAAAGTCTACTTAACGCTATTATAATTTAGATTTTAAATTAGGAGTGGTGCCAGTTAGAAAAAGGCGAGACAACCTATAAATAAACCTAGAAGGCTTTCTGCTTTATTGATTGTTAAATGCTTTTTATTAAACGAAAAAAAATTAAAACGTATTTTACGTCTACTCTTAAAGAGTTTTTTTATTGGAATTATTAGTGACTTTGTTTATCTTTTGGTGTCTCAATATATATAACAATAAAACCATATTATACAATGAAAAAGATTCTTTTAATTTTAGCGGTAGTATTAACAGCTAGTTTTACCTCTATAGATAATAATGATATCGTAGAAGCACAGGTAACTTATAGCGGGCAATCTGATAAAGCGTATTATTTTACTAATAAGGATACGGGAAAGGTACTCGAATTTACTTTTGTAAGTAAAAAAGCGATATCTAAGTATGATTTAAGTACAAAAAAACTTACCGGAAAAGAGTTTATAATTACTTATGAAATTGATAACATAGAAATTGTAAGCAAAGATACACAAGTAAAAAAATACAAGAAACGTTTAATTCTTATCGATATAAAGATGACAGAAAACGAAGTAGTCAATAACTAATAATATCTTAGGTGAGAGAGTTTGAATCTCTCTGTCTGCCCAAAACAAATAAGAAACCTGTAAATAATTGATTTACAGGTTTCTTATTTTTTACCCAAATCTTTCACCTATATTATTATCAGCACTTTATAGGTTTTTATGATTATGAATAATTATACTTGTCCATTTATGAAGTAAAAAACGGACTAATTACTAGTGTACAGTTTGCAAGAGAATGATGGTATAAAAATTAAGCTAAAACTCAGAAAATATGATTTATTGATAATTACCTCTATATAAGCGCTACAGCTTAAGTTTCTACTGCTATTTTTATCCTTAAGGATAAAAAAACTCTCCACATCAAAGGATCTGGAGAGTTTACATTAACACTATGGTTATAAAACAAAAAACACGTTTTATTATTTTAATAAAGTATACTTTAATTTCTAGTTTCCTCTTTCAGTACTCTCATTGACGACCTTGATAAAATGAGGTTTATCATAATTACTAGTACATCCTCTATGATGTAATATCTATCATCCTTTTTACGCGAAAATGAAATTGAGGTAAAAAAATAAAAAATAAAGCAAAAATCTATTTCTATTTAGATTCATTCTTAATAAATTTGCAGCAAATATATAATTATTTTAATTCAATCTAAATAAGGATTAGTAATTTTTTAAAATATTCAAAAATGAAACGATTAACACTTTCATCACTTTTACTATTAGTTGTAGTATGTACGATAACTGCACAGGATAAAAAAAAACAAGATAAAAATGCTATAAAAAAAATGTGCGGTTGCTATGAAGTAACCTTCAATTTTGCAGAAACTTTTCAATATAGCAATGATTCTCTTTATAAGCCTTCAAAAACAAAAATTGCCAAAGGGTTAGAATGGGCTCAATTGGTTGAGGAGGATAAAAACAAGATTTCTATTCAGCATCTATTACAAGTAGGTGATCCTTCAAAACCTCATATTGTAAAACATTGGAGACAAGATTGGATATTTCAAAACACAGATTTCTATATGTTCAACGGTAATAATTCCTGGAATTATGAAAGTAAACCTAAATCTGATGTAAAAGGGCAATGGACTCAAAAAGTATATCAGGTAGACGATAGTCCTCGTTATGAAGGCTCTGCAACCTGGGTACATGTAGATGGAAAAAGTTTTTGGGAAAACACAACAGATGCCCCACTACCAAGACGAGAGTATACTAAAAGAAGTGATTACAATGTAACTGTTAGAGGAAACAGACATGAGATTACCAAAAATGGTTGGATACACGATCAAAACAATGATAAAGTAATACGTGAAGCAGGTAAAGCTGATGTTATTTTGGCTAAGGAAAAAGGATTTAATACATATGTAAAAGTAGATGACAATAAATGCAAAGCTGCTGCAAACTGGTGGAAAGAAAACAACCAAAAATGGGCTTTAGTTCGTAATAAATGGGAAAAAGTTTATGGTAGAAACGCCAATTTAGTATTAGAAGCCAAAGTAGATAACAAACCACTATATAAACATCTATTTTCTGATGAATACACAAAAGAACAAGATATTAATAAAGTCATTGAATCTTTTGTAGTTCAATAACAACAATCATGACCGCAACCACAACCACAATAAATAAATAATATAATCATGTCAGTCTTTAAAAAATTACCCCTATTACTACTTCTATGTAGCTTAAATTTGATGTATAGTCAAGCCACTATACAAGGCGTTGTAAAAAGTGAATCTGATGAGGCGATTCCTTATGCAAATGTATTCATTCAAGGAACCAGTCTAGGTGTACAAGCACAAGAAGATGGTACTTTTACGATTACCAATGTTCCTTTTGCCACTCATGAGATAGTAGCTAGTGCTGTTGGATATAATGAACTTAGTCAAAAGACAGCTATATCAGGTGATATATCAGGTCTTGTTTTTGTATTGCAAAATGATACTCAGCTAGAAGAAGTTGAACTTTTTGGCTCTAGAAATAAAAGAGCAGAAAAATTAGAAACACTCACCAGACTACCTTTACAGCCCAATGAGCAGTTACAGAGTATATCTGTACTGTCTCATAAACTTATTGATCAACAAAATGCATTAACGCTAAGCGAGGTTACCAAAAATGTTGCTGGTGTTTATACATTTGCTACATACGGAAATATAAGAGAAAGTATGTCTTTAAGAGGATATAGAGGTATTCCTTTATTAAAAAATGGAGTTAGAATCAATTCAGATTTCAGAGGAGTTGGTGTTATTACCGATATGGCAGGTGTTGATAATATTCAGGTATTAAAAGGGATTTCTGCAATTAGTCAAGGTTTAGGAGGTGATTTGGGTTCTGTAGGAGGAGTCATAAATGTTGTAACCAAAACTCCTAAATTTTATAGCGGAGGTGAAGTAAGTTTAAGACTTGGCAATTTCGGCAAAGTACGCCCCACATTTGATTTTTATGGTCCTTTAGATAAAAAGGAAACCATTGCTTTTAGAGTAGCAGGTTCTTACGATAGAGCAGATAGTTATAGAGTAAAAGTGAATTCGGAGCGTTTTTATATAAACCCTTCCCTTGCATGGAAACCCGATGAAAAAACCTCTATCGTTCTCGAAATGGATTATATGGATGATAGTACAACTCCAGACCAAGGGACCATTAATTTAGGAGATTACGCAACAAACAATATTTTAAAATTGTCAAATGATAAGTTTTTAGGTTTCGAATCTGATAGAAATAATTCTGTAAACACCACTTATGCAGTACGTTTTGAGCGAGAAATAAATGATGACCTAAGCATAAAAGCGGGGTATTTTGCTTCTGATTTAGAAACATATGCAGAGACTTCTTATGCTTTTCAGGGAGGCGGAAGAACTGGATTACCAGAGCTACCTAACACACAGAGATATCGAGAGTATTATGCTCAGGGAAGGAGTGATAAAAATAGTGTTTTACAAATAGATTTGGTTGGTAAAGACATTAAAACAGGTTTTTTAACACATACATTTCAGGTAGGAGTAGATTACAGAAATACTACTTTTGATAATACGGCTTATACGGCTAACTACCCAGACAATGATAACGACCCAGATAATGATCCTCCTACGTATATAGATATCATCGATGTCACTCAACCTATCAATAATATTTTACCTAATGGTGTTACGGTAACACCAAACCCTGCAAGAGCTACAGGATCTAAAACAAAGTCATATGGATTTACTGTCCAGGATAAAATTTCTGTTACCAAATGGGCTGATCTCTTTTTAGGATTGCGATATACCACATTAGAAAGAACTAAAGGTAATTTTATAGGAAGAAGTTTGACCGGAGCAAAACGCGATGATGCCTTTAATCCTTTAGTAGGATTAAATATCAAACCTACAGAAAATATTATTATTTTTGGCTCCTATGCCAGTAGCTCTAACCCTATGACTTCTTTTTACCGGGATGTTAATGGTAAAGAGTTAGGCACAGAACGTTGGGATCAATTTGAAACAGGTATTAAATCGGTATGGTTAAATAAGGCTTTACGTTTTAACGTAACCTATTTTTCGACTTATAGTAAAAACTTAAACTTGCAAGCAATTGACCCAGCAGGTAATTTCTTAGGATATTATTTACAAGGAGGAGAAGATACCAGAAATGGTGTTGAAATAGAATTAATAGGTAGAGTATTGCCTAATTTAGAAATAATAGGAGGGTATTCTTACTTAGATGCCAAATATAAAAATCATGCATCTTATTATTTTAATTCTAGTCCTATAAATACACCTAGGCATACGGCAAATTTTTGGGTACGTTACAACTTCAAAAAATATGTAAAAGGTCTGTCTTTAGGTGCAGGAGCTTATTATCTGGGAGAACGCCCACATAATGTATGGTCCAGAAATTACACACATACCGGAGTAGTTCCTGGTGTTAGGCCTTTTGATTTAAAAGCATATACTACGGTAAATGTACAAGCATCATATAAATTTAATAGTAAATTAAGTTTAGATGTTTTCGGAAATAATGTTTTTAATGAAATTGGATATAATGCATACCGTACAGTATATCTTAACAGGATTCAACCTGCTAGTTTTGGGACGGTATTGCGATATAAATTTTAAATTAAAAAAAATGAAAACAATAAAATTAGTAACCGCATTTCTTTTGTTTGTAAATGTTTTACAGGCTCAGACAAAAAATGTTTTTTTAGAAAGAGAATTCTGGAAAACTAACCCTTCAATAGAAGTTATAGATCAGAAAATAACAGAAGGTAATGATGCAACGGCATTAAATAAAAATGGATTCGATGCTGTAGTATATGCTATTTTGGGAAACGCAGATAATGCAATAATAAAACACTTACTATCTAAAAAAGGGAATGATGTTAATAAGTTAACCCATGATAAAAGAACCTATGTGTTTTGGGCAGCTTATAAAGGAAATCTTGAATTGGTAAAACATCTCATTAATAATAATGCCAGATTAGATTTAAAAGATTCACACAATTTTTCACCATTAACTTTTGCTGCTGTCGCAGGACAAACTAATACAGAAATCTACGATGTATTTATAAAAAACGGGATTGATGTTAAAAGTGATTTAGATGAAAAAGGAGCCAATGCTTTATTACTATTAATTGGTCATTTAAAAGATTTTGAACTTGTAGATTATTTTGCAAGCAAAGGGCTTAACCTTGATAGCGTAGACAACCATGGAAACGGAGCTTTTAACTATACAGCTTATAAGGGCAACAAAACCATGTTGGAGTTATTAATAAAAAAGGGATTGCCATATAAAAATCCAAGTGCCAACGGGGATAACGCTATTTTGGCAGCTACTATAGGCTCACGTAGCGGTTATAATCCATTGAGTTTTATCAAGTACTTAGAAGGTTTAGGCATTAACCCGAACATTACTAATAAAGATGGAATAACACCACTGCATAACATCGCTTATGGTAATAAAGACTTAAACACATTCAACTACTTTTTAGATAAAGGGGTAAATAGTAATCAAAAGGATGATAAAGGTAATACTCCTTTGTTAAATGCATCTCATAACAATACCTTAGAGGTAATAAAATTATTGGTAAAAAAGACAAATGATATAAATACCACTAATAAAGATGAGCATTCTGCATTAACCAATGCAATAAAAAACAACACAATAGATGTGGTTGATTTTTTAATTAGTCAAAAAGCCGATGTAAATGTAATCGATTCTAAAGGAAATAATTTGGTGTACTACACACTAAAATCGTATAATCCCAACAAGGTTGATCAATTCAAAAAGAAAATAGCCGCTTTGACTAAAAAAGGATTTGATATTGCCAAGCCTCAAAAAAACGGAAATACATTATATCATTTAGCCATAGAGAAAAACGACCTGGAATTATTAAAAATGATTCCTGATTATAATATCGATATCAATGCTAAGAATAAAGAGGGAATTACAGTCTTACATAAAGCAGCAATGAGTGCTAAGAATAATAAAATCTTAGCCTATTTATTATCGATTGGAGCCGATAAGACTATTAAAACTGATTTTGAAGAATCTGCATTTGATTTGGCAAGTGAAAATGAAGTATTAAAGGGAAACAACGTAGATTTAAATTTTTTAAAATAAAATGAAAAAAATAGTAACATTTAGACTGTTTCCGATAATAGCATTTGCCATTTTTACAGTATTTGGGTTTAAAAGTACTACAGATAGTAGTCCTTATAAATGCATGATACAAATGACAAATTACACGGGAGAAGGTGCATATATAGTTATTTCTTTATTAGACCCGAACGGAAACTACGAAAAAACACTATTTGTACAAGGTGATGATGAAGAATGGTATCATGATATTACAGATTGGTGGAAATTCTATGGAAAAAAACGTCAAGACATTGATGCGATCACAGGAGCAACTGTAAGTGGCGGTGGACGATCTATCAATATTATTGAAATTGAAAACGATAAGATAGACTCTGGCTATAAAATACGTTTTGAAACCGCTGTAGAAGATCAAGAGTATTATAAAGATGATGTAGAGTTTGAGTTAACATCGGAAACTGTAAAAAGTAAAATTGAAGGAAAAGGATTTATACGATATATTCGTATGATGCCACAATAACAATACGATTAAATGACGATTTCAATTTGGAGATATAGCCACCTTGCTTTGGCTATATCTTCATTTGCTTTTATACTTATAGCCTCTTTAACAGGGATTATTTTAGCATTCGAACCTATATCGAATCAGCTAGAGCCTTATGCTGCAAACAACACAAAAAATCTCACTCTTGCACAAACCATAACAGTATTACAAAAACATTATGGTGAAATAATTGAAATTGAAATCGATAATAATGATT is a window encoding:
- a CDS encoding tyrosine-type recombinase/integrase; this translates as MLKINEKHKKYDLCMTFWLSLFVIFGLNIHIMATIKVLLHPKSDGLGGKIFRVAIRVTKDRKQNYLYLTNLNSIDEWDDQARVVTSENPKHHQLNRLIRKKFDSIEDLILEYEATKKSFTARQIIDEIKGVTETVTFFQVADEHVKNLRKAKKHNRAISDNSKVNSFLEFTGNENLTFNEIDETLLNRFKYHLQAKETVSERSIMNILILIRLLYNRAIKMGVVDRKYYPFGTDKIRIKLPETLKIGLDESEIRRIENLDLQEGTTIAHTRNVFLFSFYLAGIRIADVLKMKWSDIKQDRLYYKMGKNNKVVSIKLPEKVISILEIYRKDQKKGNDYIFPELKNANAKDARDMYAKIKTATKKFNNNLSDIAELAEIDKKITNHIARHSFGNIAGDKVPLQMLQKLYRHGHLTTTIGYQGNFIHKDTDDALEKILNF
- a CDS encoding DUF6607 family protein, with the protein product MKRLTLSSLLLLVVVCTITAQDKKKQDKNAIKKMCGCYEVTFNFAETFQYSNDSLYKPSKTKIAKGLEWAQLVEEDKNKISIQHLLQVGDPSKPHIVKHWRQDWIFQNTDFYMFNGNNSWNYESKPKSDVKGQWTQKVYQVDDSPRYEGSATWVHVDGKSFWENTTDAPLPRREYTKRSDYNVTVRGNRHEITKNGWIHDQNNDKVIREAGKADVILAKEKGFNTYVKVDDNKCKAAANWWKENNQKWALVRNKWEKVYGRNANLVLEAKVDNKPLYKHLFSDEYTKEQDINKVIESFVVQ
- a CDS encoding TonB-dependent receptor, whose amino-acid sequence is MSVFKKLPLLLLLCSLNLMYSQATIQGVVKSESDEAIPYANVFIQGTSLGVQAQEDGTFTITNVPFATHEIVASAVGYNELSQKTAISGDISGLVFVLQNDTQLEEVELFGSRNKRAEKLETLTRLPLQPNEQLQSISVLSHKLIDQQNALTLSEVTKNVAGVYTFATYGNIRESMSLRGYRGIPLLKNGVRINSDFRGVGVITDMAGVDNIQVLKGISAISQGLGGDLGSVGGVINVVTKTPKFYSGGEVSLRLGNFGKVRPTFDFYGPLDKKETIAFRVAGSYDRADSYRVKVNSERFYINPSLAWKPDEKTSIVLEMDYMDDSTTPDQGTINLGDYATNNILKLSNDKFLGFESDRNNSVNTTYAVRFEREINDDLSIKAGYFASDLETYAETSYAFQGGGRTGLPELPNTQRYREYYAQGRSDKNSVLQIDLVGKDIKTGFLTHTFQVGVDYRNTTFDNTAYTANYPDNDNDPDNDPPTYIDIIDVTQPINNILPNGVTVTPNPARATGSKTKSYGFTVQDKISVTKWADLFLGLRYTTLERTKGNFIGRSLTGAKRDDAFNPLVGLNIKPTENIIIFGSYASSSNPMTSFYRDVNGKELGTERWDQFETGIKSVWLNKALRFNVTYFSTYSKNLNLQAIDPAGNFLGYYLQGGEDTRNGVEIELIGRVLPNLEIIGGYSYLDAKYKNHASYYFNSSPINTPRHTANFWVRYNFKKYVKGLSLGAGAYYLGERPHNVWSRNYTHTGVVPGVRPFDLKAYTTVNVQASYKFNSKLSLDVFGNNVFNEIGYNAYRTVYLNRIQPASFGTVLRYKF
- a CDS encoding ankyrin repeat domain-containing protein; this encodes MKTIKLVTAFLLFVNVLQAQTKNVFLEREFWKTNPSIEVIDQKITEGNDATALNKNGFDAVVYAILGNADNAIIKHLLSKKGNDVNKLTHDKRTYVFWAAYKGNLELVKHLINNNARLDLKDSHNFSPLTFAAVAGQTNTEIYDVFIKNGIDVKSDLDEKGANALLLLIGHLKDFELVDYFASKGLNLDSVDNHGNGAFNYTAYKGNKTMLELLIKKGLPYKNPSANGDNAILAATIGSRSGYNPLSFIKYLEGLGINPNITNKDGITPLHNIAYGNKDLNTFNYFLDKGVNSNQKDDKGNTPLLNASHNNTLEVIKLLVKKTNDINTTNKDEHSALTNAIKNNTIDVVDFLISQKADVNVIDSKGNNLVYYTLKSYNPNKVDQFKKKIAALTKKGFDIAKPQKNGNTLYHLAIEKNDLELLKMIPDYNIDINAKNKEGITVLHKAAMSAKNNKILAYLLSIGADKTIKTDFEESAFDLASENEVLKGNNVDLNFLK
- a CDS encoding DUF2271 domain-containing protein; amino-acid sequence: MKKIVTFRLFPIIAFAIFTVFGFKSTTDSSPYKCMIQMTNYTGEGAYIVISLLDPNGNYEKTLFVQGDDEEWYHDITDWWKFYGKKRQDIDAITGATVSGGGRSINIIEIENDKIDSGYKIRFETAVEDQEYYKDDVEFELTSETVKSKIEGKGFIRYIRMMPQ